TTGGAAGAGGAGGATGACGCCGCCTGCGTCGGTGTGGGCGCGAAGGCCGTTCACCATGTCCAGGCGCGGGCACGGTGGGTAGTGGCTCACCTTGGTGCCGAAGAAGGGTTGATGCTCGCCGTTTCCGGAGAATGAGTTCCTGATGGAGCCCTTCTCGAACCCCAGATTCTCATCCATTACTTCCATCACCTTCTCAGCCAGCTTCCTCAGCTCTTCCCTGTACTCCTTCATGGTCTCCCTGCAAGATTGCGCATGAAGAGCGCATACGTTAGGCACTTATAACTACATATCAATTAGCCTGACGAGCCCTGCGTGGAAGTTGATGATCACCTGAACTCTGGAGGGTTGACCGGCCACTCGTTGTCATCCTGGAGAAGGAAGACATCCTCCCAATCCACGTTATCCAAGGGCTTAGCATCGGCGGCGTCGCTTTCTTCTTCCACCAGCTTGTTCAACAGCTGCACAGGTTTGGACGCCTTGAAGCCCTCCGCTCTGAGCCTGTAGCACTCGGAGCACACCTTCTTCACGCGTTCCAAGAGCTCCACCGGAATCCCATGGTTCACCAGCTGCAAACAGGTCAGGTAGATTCCTCTGCTTTAGTACCAGCGTCAACTCGAAAAGATCCCAGTAAGGACAAAGAAGGAACCGGTCAAATGGGATGCAAACCTGAAAGAATCCCCATTCTTGGCATCCATTGGCAATCCGTGCCAAGGTTTCAGCTCTTTCCTTCCCCTCCAACTTCGAGAAATCGATGACTGGAATGGCCATTTCTAGCGAGGAGGAGATGATGCTCTGGTTGCAAATTATGCTTCTGTATTGCTTCTCGAATGGATCGGATGAAGAGAAATGGAACCAACTGGGACCTTTTATACTGCATCAAGCTTCCATATCAGATCTCACATACCAATCAGAGGAAATAACCGGGAACTAAGCCGTGTTCCTGGTCAAACCTTTTCTCCATGGTCAACGAAGCTGCCGTCTTATCCCATCTCGAAGTACATTTCACAAGGAGATCAGCTCATGAAATGAACGACCAAAACGTTATGACGCAGCTCGACTTGGAAAATCTTAGATCACGTTGATAAGATGTCTACCCAACCCCGCCCCCACCATACCAAACCTTGACTGGCTTTGACTACGAAGCATACACGAGGCTTCCTGGTTTCCATCATGGCTGTACGACATATTTCGTTTCTTCTTTacattgtttacaagttcaacaaTCTTCAGCGAACACGTACGTGTAGAATCTTAGCTGGGCTGGAAACGGGCTTCAAGATGGCAAACTGGCATACAAGTCCCTGTGAGTTCTATGGCTGGGCTTTTAATGGAGAACATCAAAGTTGGAGGGGAACCACGAGCATCATGGAGAACGCACGGAAGAGCTTATAATACTTGACACAACTTGGAATACAGGCTCCGGGTAATGTACGAAGCAAAGCACACAGACTCGACAACAGACTCAGTACGCAGTACTTGTATCATACAGATGTGCTGCACATGTCCAAGCAAGCAAGCATCTGTCGCTGATACCGACCTATAAATATACGACACTGATATACTTAGATGGTCACACATTAAACTACCCTCGAGTGTATCATCTCCTTCCTGCATTTTCACAGAGCTGCTGCCACCGCCTGAAACCTTGGCTCCTTGGGGTGGAACTTCTGTTTCACATACACGTCCATGTAGTCCCCGAACACGAACTCGGGGTACGAAGCACCAACCTCCCGGGGCTGGCTTGCGACAAGCTTGGTGGCGGGAGCAATGGTGGCCTTGAGCGAAGGGTTGTAGAAGGAGGCGATGGAGCGGCGGTTGCCGTGGGAGGAGACGAGCACGCGGTGCCACACGCTTTTGTACCGCCCGTTGCTGAGCACCTCGATCTGATCCCCGGTGTTGATCACGATGGAGTGCTTCACCGGCTGCACGTCGACCCACTTGCCGTCCTTCAGGATCTGGAGGCCGCCGACCTCGTCGTCCTGGAAGAGGAGGATGACTCCGCCGGCGTCGGTGTGGGCGCGGAGGCCGTCGACGAGGTCGAGCCGCGGGCAGGGAGGGTAGTGACTCACTTTGGTCCCGAAGAAGGGCTCGTGCTCGCCGTTTGCGGAGAATGCTCTGCTTATGTAGCCCCTCTCCAGGCCCAGGTTCTCGTCCATGGCTTCCATTACTCTCTCGGCTAACTTCCTCAGCTCTTTCCTGTACTCCCTCATCGTCTCCCTGAAAAGTTAGCCAAGAAGCATCAGTGATTCGATCCATTGAACTTCTCTCCTTTGATTCCTCGTCCTTGTGTTCTTACTTGAACTCAGGGGGATTAGATGGCCAGGGC
The window above is part of the Musa acuminata AAA Group cultivar baxijiao chromosome BXJ2-6, Cavendish_Baxijiao_AAA, whole genome shotgun sequence genome. Proteins encoded here:
- the LOC103974593 gene encoding 1-aminocyclopropane-1-carboxylate oxidase → MIPVIDFSKVDGEERAETLAQIANGCEEWGFFQLANHGIPVELLERVKKVCSACYKLRQESFKESNPVQLLNKLVEEESEGGNVERLNDVDWEDVFVLQDDKPWPSNPPEFKETMREYRKELRKLAERVMEAMDENLGLERGYISRAFSANGEHEPFFGTKVSHYPPCPRLDLVDGLRAHTDAGGVILLFQDDEVGGLQILKDGKWVDVQPVKHSIVINTGDQIEVLSNGRYKSVWHRVLVSSHGNRRSIASFYNPSLKATIAPATKLVASQPREVGASYPEFVFGDYMDVYVKQKFHPKEPRFQAVAAAL
- the LOC135614759 gene encoding 1-aminocyclopropane-1-carboxylate oxidase-like; the encoded protein is MAIPVIDFSKLEGKERAETLARIANGCQEWGFFQLVNHGIPVELLERVKKVCSECYRLRAEGFKASKPVQLLNKLVEEESDAADAKPLDNVDWEDVFLLQDDNEWPVNPPEFRETMKEYREELRKLAEKVMEVMDENLGFEKGSIRNSFSGNGEHQPFFGTKVSHYPPCPRLDMVNGLRAHTDAGGVILLFQDDQVGGLQILKDGQWIDVQPVANAIVINTGDQIEVLSNGRYKSVWHRVLTTNDGNRRSIASFYNPSLKATIAPGTNKDDSATALYPKYVFGDYMDVYVKQKFLAKEPRFAAVTAV